One genomic window of Nicotiana sylvestris chromosome 10, ASM39365v2, whole genome shotgun sequence includes the following:
- the LOC104212699 gene encoding phosphatidylinositol 4-kinase gamma 7-like — translation MSPNLDSPVQTQMAVALFKSPLGGGEYHGNSRMEGKSTGRRRVFVQTDTGCVLGMELDRSDNAHTVKRRLQIALNVPTEESSLTFGDVVLKNDLSSVRNDSPLLLTRNFMHRSSSTPCLSPTGRDVQQRDQSGPIEILGNSCVFAKTRLLVKEIVKAIKNGVEPLPVHSGLGGGYFFRNIRGESVAIVKPTDEEPFAPNNPKGFVGKALGQPGLKRSVRVGETGFREVAAYLLDYDHFANVPATALVKITHSIFNVNDGVNGDKPHSKKKLVSKIASFQQFIPHDFDASDHGTSSFPVAAVHRIGILDIRIFNTDRHAGNLLVRKLDGVGRFGQVELIPIDHGLCLPETLEDPYFEWIHWPQASIPFSEDELEYIEKLDPVRDSEMLKSELPMIREACLRVLVLSTIFLKEAAAYGLCLAEIGEMMSREFRRGEEEPSELEVVCLEARRMIAEREILSPKAEVDEEEFQFDIDYEDAGYAFSPNMASEDFMTRNPFQFPFGGGNGRTQLFKLDESIEEEESEEEDTSFNYVPAPAKNVSESKLSMSLKNISLGDKKQKHPNFSGTKPENGNLARASSGHRSANEQLPVSSSFLKLADMNEEEWRLFLEKFQELLYPAFDKRKSVTVGQRQIQRLGTSCQF, via the coding sequence ATGTCTCCTAACTTGGACAGTCCTGTTCAGACCCAGATGGCTGTGGCACTATTCAAGAGTCCTCTTGGTGGTGGAGAGTACCATGGAAACAGTAGGATGGAAGGGAAATCTACTGGGAGGAGACGTGTTTTTGTGCAAACTGACACTGGTTGTGTACTGGGGATGGAGTTGGACCGTAGTGACAACGCTCATACTGTGAAGAGGAGGTTGCAGATTGCCCTCAATGTCCCAACTGAGGAGAGTTCTTTGACATTTGGTGATGTGGTGTTGAAGAACGACCTTAGTTCTGTTCGGAATGATTCTCCTCTACTGCTGACGAGGAATTTTATGCATAGAAGTTCATCGACTCCGTGTCTTTCACCTACTGGGAGGGATGTCCAACAGAGAGATCAGAGTGGCCCTATTGAGATATTGGGGAACTCTTGTGTCTTTGCCAAGACAAGACTACTTGTCAAGGAGATTGTGAAGGCTATCAAGAATGGAGTTGAGCCACTTCCCGTCCATAGTGGACTTGGAGGGGGGTACTTCTTTAGAAACATCAGAGGGGAGAGTGTTGCTATTGTCAAGCCAACAGATGAAGAACCATTTGCCCCAAACAATCCTAAAGGCTTTGTTGGCAAAGCTCTTGGACAGCCAGGCTTAAAGCGTTCAGTTCGAGTTGGAGAAACAGGGTTTAGGGAGGTTGCTGCATACCTTCTAGACTATGATCATTTTGCTAATGTGCCGGCCACTGCATTGGTGAAAATCACTCATTCTATTTTTAATGTCAATGATGGTGTTAATGGAGACAAGCCTCATAGCAAGAAGAAACTCGTCAGCAAGATTGCATCTTTTCAACAATTCATCCCTCATGATTTTGATGCCAGCGACCATGGAACCTCAAGCTTCCCCGTTGCTGCTGTTCATCGGATTGGGATATTAGACATCAGGATTTTTAACACAGATAGGCATGCAGGAAATCTTTTAGTTAGGAAGCTTGATGGTGTTGGGAGGTTTGGTCAAGTAGAGTTAATTCCCATTGATCATGGCCTCTGTCTACCAGAAACGTTGGAAGACCCATATTTTGAGTGGATTCATTGGCCTCAGGCATCTATTCCTTTTTCAGAGGATGAACTCGAGTACATAGAGAAACTCGATCCTGTTCGTGACTCTGAGATGCTGAAAAGTGAGCTCCCTATGATTCGCGAAGCTTGCCTTCGTGTCTTGGTCCTGTCCACCATTTTCCTCAAGGAAGCTGCTGCTTATGGGCTCTGCCTTGCAGAGATTGGTGAGATGATGAGCAGGGAGTTTCGTCGTGGGGAGGAGGAACCCAGCGAGCTTGAAGTAGTTTGTTTGGAGGCAAGAAGGATGATTGCTGAGAGAGAGATTTTATCTCCAAAGGCTGAAGTTGATGAGGAGGAGTTCCAATTTGACATAGATTACGAGGATGCAGGGTATGCTTTTAGTCCAAATATGGCCTCTGAAGACTTCATGACCAGGAACCCATTTCAGTTTCCATTTGGAGGAGGAAATGGCCGCACTCAACTCTTTAAGCTAGACGAAAGCATTGAGGAAGAAGAGAGTGAAGAGGAGGACACAAGCTTTAACTATGTTCCTGCCCCCGCAAAGAATGTGTCCGAGTCAAAACTATCAATGTCCCTCAAGAATATTAGTTTAGGTGACAAGAAGCAGAAGCATCCTAATTTTTCAGGAACAAAGCCAGAAAATGGCAATCTAGCTAGAGCATCATCCGGCCACAGGAGCGCGAATGAGCAGCTCCCTGTGAGTTCCAGCTTTTTGAAGCTAGCAGATATGAATGAGGAAGAATGGCGTCTGTTTCTAGAGAAGTTCCAAGAACTGCTGTACCCAGCTTTCGACAAGCGCAAATCAGTCACCGTTGGTCAGAGGCAGATACAAAGGCTTGGGACTTCTTGCCAGTTTTGA
- the LOC138880190 gene encoding uncharacterized protein — translation MQEKSTKASNTTQLSYTLGFSSSEFKFAEKLCSIRSRFQGNSRSCWRQVGRMSTSKREQLGRALAKGGGKRAYAPQVGLDEEIKRRFWEGLDDISRSIPPSERLFVEEDFNGHIGSSAGGYTEVHNVFGFGERNGGGTSLLDFAKAFDLVIANSSFPKREEHLVTYQNSVARTQIDYLLLKRYDRRLCEDCKVILGETFATQHRLLVMDISIMIRRKQRSVRDRPRIRWSALTKDKAQELEGRLLAMESWRSSGDANNMWSTMTDYIKKEVREVLGISSVRTGGHEGDWWWNAVVQGKVEAKKVAYLQLVGSTSEEEKRANIARYKELGRRRRLQ, via the exons ATGCAAGAAAAGAGCACAAAAGCATCAA ACACCACTCAATTGAGCTACACCCTTGGTTTTTCATCTTCTGAGTTTAAATTTGCTGAAAAGCTTTGCTCAATTAGATCTCGTTTTCAA GGAAATTCTCGAAGTtgttggagacaagttgggcgcatGAGCACTAGCAAAAGAGAGCAACTTGGACGAGCGTTAGCAAAGGGCGGTGGGAAGCG cgcgtacgcgccGCAAGTaggcttggatgaggagattaaaaggcgcttttgggaggggttggatgacatCAGTCGTAGTATTCCTCCTTCCGAGAGGTTATTCGTAGAAgaggatttcaatggtcatattgggtcgtctgcaggtggttatactgaggtgcatAACGTCTTTGGTTTCGGGgaacggaacggagggggcacttCGCTGCTGGATTTtgccaaggcattcgatctagtgattgcGAACTCAAGTTTTCCGAAGcgggaggagcatttggttacttaccaaaatTCGGTGGCGaggactcagattgactatctcctcctcaagAGATACGACAGAAGGTTAtgcgaggattgcaaagttatccTAGGTGAGACCTTTGCAACAcaacataggcttttggtgatggataTTAGTATTATGATAAGGAGGAAGCAGAGGTCAGTACGAGACCGCCCGAGGATTAGGTGGAGcgccttgactaaggataaagctcaggagttggaaggaaggttgttGGCAATGGAatcttggagaagtagtggggacgcaaacaatATGTGGTCGACGATGACGGACTATATAAAGAAGGAggtgagagaggtgttagggatatcttcgGTCCGTACCGGTGGCCAcgaaggagactggtggtggaatgcagttgtccaaggtaaagtggaagcgaagaaggtggcttacctacagttagtagggagcactagcgaggaggagaagagagcgaacattgcgagatataaggagctaggaaggaggcgaagattgCAGTGA